Below is a genomic region from Isosphaeraceae bacterium EP7.
CGACCAGCGAGTCAGGGGCCCCGAGGAGGGCATAGATCGGCCCGGCGGCCTCGATGCAATCGCGGACCCCCTGGACCTCGAAGTTGTCGTCGTGGGTGGGCGAATTGGTGAAGAACGGACGCGGTGCGAGGGCTCCGACGAGTTCGGGGAAATCGAACGGAACCCTCGTCAGGTCGAGGTCGTAGTCCTCCTTCAGCCGGGGCATGTAACCCTTGTGCGACCAGCCGGTGATGTTGCCCTTGTAGTACTGCGGGAAGCTATTGAAGCCGGACGACGAGACGATCGCGGCGATTCTCGGCTCGAACGCCGCCGTGAAGATCGAGTTGTGCCCGCCCAGCGAGTGGCCGATGACGCCGATGCGGGCGGGGTCGACCTCCTTCATCCCTTGCAGCAGGTCGACGGCCCGCATGTTATCCCAGATGGCCTTCATCGAGGCGCTGGCGTATCCCAGGGCGTAGGCGTCGACCTTGTGTTCGCCGAAATTGGGATAGTCGGGGCTCAAGGTGACGTAACCTCGTTCGGCCAACTCCTTGGCATAGCGGAGGTGCGGCTTCCCACCCAGGCCAACGGGCTCATCCTTGCCGATGGTCGTGGTCTGGTGCAGGCAGAGCATCGCCGGCCTCGGGCCCGAGGCCGGCTTCTTGGGGACGAGGAGCCAGGCCGGAACGCGGTCGCCCGGCTCGCTGGCGTAGGTGATCTTCGTACGCGTGTAGGCGGGCTCGTCGAACGTCTCAACGACCTGGACATCGAGCGGGACTCGGCGACCAGCACCCGGGACGGGCCCCATGACCCGCTGGAGGTT
It encodes:
- a CDS encoding alpha/beta fold hydrolase, yielding MNRSTLKTLLGILTFVTPAALAVEPEVPTYTDHANLLVVRDAAGQSVPAKTPADWSVRRAHVMGNLQRVMGPVPGAGRRVPLDVQVVETFDEPAYTRTKITYASEPGDRVPAWLLVPKKPASGPRPAMLCLHQTTTIGKDEPVGLGGKPHLRYAKELAERGYVTLSPDYPNFGEHKVDAYALGYASASMKAIWDNMRAVDLLQGMKEVDPARIGVIGHSLGGHNSIFTAAFEPRIAAIVSSSGFNSFPQYYKGNITGWSHKGYMPRLKEDYDLDLTRVPFDFPELVGALAPRPFFTNSPTHDDNFEVQGVRDCIEAAGPIYALLGAPDSLVAAYPDAEHDFPDATRLTAYEFLDKTFKHRP